The Variovorax sp. S12S4 genome includes the window CCGCGCAGTTTGCAGACTACCTCGATCCGGCCACCACGGCTGTGGTGTCCATCGACATGCACCGCGGCCACCTGGACGACAGCCCCGACTGCCCCTGCCCCGCGCCGCGTGCACGCGACGTGGTGGCGCCCATCGACAGCTTTCACGACGATGCCCGCGCGCTGGGCGTGCGCATCGTGCACGTCAAGTCGGTGCTGCGGCCCGGTGGCGCCGATGACATCAACGGCATTCCGGCTGCGTGGCGGCGCACCTTTCCGCTGCACGTGGGCGCCATACCGAATGCCGATGCGCATGCCATCGAAGGCTCGCGCTGGACCGAGTGGGTTACGCGCGTGGAGCCGGGCGACATGCGCGTGGAAAGCAAGCGCCGGCTGTCGGCTTTCTATCCGACAGACCTCGACTTTCTGCTGCGCAACCAGCGCATTGAAACGGTGGTGCTCAACGGCGGGTTTACCGATTGCTGCGTGCTCAACACCGCGTTCGACGCCAACAACCACAACTACCGCGTGATCGTGCTGCGCGACCTGGTGCGCGGCACCGATGCGCATCTGGAAAGCGCCGCGCTCAGCATGGTGTCGCTGCACCTGGGGCTGGTGGTCGACTCGGCCGAACTGCTGCGCCAGTGGCGCGGCGCTGGCCAAAGCTAGTCGGCAAGGCCCAGCCAACGCCGCAGCACGGGCTGCATCTCTTTCTGCGCCGCTTCCCACACCAGTTCGGGCGCGGCCACGTGCACGCCGGCGGGTGCGATGCGCAGGGCCACGTCGACCAGCTCGGCCACCTTGGAGGGACGCACCGGCTGCTCGCTGGTCGGCACCATGAAACGCATGATCGACAGCATCCACGCGGCCAGCCTTTCGGCGGGGTTGGCCAATTTCGCATTCAGCGGCTTGCGCGCGGAACGCAGGAGAATCACGCGCTCGAAACCGCTGGCGACCACTGCCTGCTCGTCGAGGCTGGCCAGCCCACGCTTGAGCGCCTCGGGCAGGCGGCCCTGGTCGTGCGGCTGCACGATGGCAAGCGTCTGCACGCCGCAGGCGCGCAGCCAGCGCGAGAGTTCGGGCAGGTCGGAAGGCTGCGGCACCCACAGGGCGCGCTCGCGGCCGTGATACAGCCGGGGCGGATCGAATGCGATGACCGCGGTATCGGCGGACGTGAGCCCCCATTGCGCGATCGGCAGGTCGGGGCAGAGGCAGGTCTCGACCCCGCGCATGCCGTCGCGCATGGGTTCGCGCGACAGCACCCGCACGTGGGCAAAGCGGTGGCCGCCCGCGAGCCGGCGCAGCAGCTCCTGGCCCAGGGCGCCGGTGGCGCCGGCAATCAGCAGCGTTCCGGCCGTTGCGGTGGAAACGGCGGTTGCAGGCGGCACCGCGCGGTTGGCAGCCTGCAGGGCTTGAAGGGGATCGAGGGCCATGGAGACATCTATGCTAACTTCCGGCTCTTCTGCGGAGGTAATGCAAATGATGATGAAACGCTGGCTCTTGATTCTTGCTGCGGTCCTGTCCCTGAGCGGATGCGGCTACAACCAGTTCCAGTCGCTCGACGAGACGAGCAAGTCGGCCTGGAGCGAGGTGCTCAACCAGTACCAGCGGCGTGCCGACCTCGTGCCGAACATCGTGGCCACCGTGAAGGGTGAGGCCAGCTTCGAGCAGGACACGCTCACCAAGGTGATCGAGGCGCGCGCCAAGGCCACGTCGATCCAGGTGACGCCCGAGACGCTGAACAACCCCGAGGCATTCAACAAGTTCCAGCAGGCGCAGGGCGAGCTCTCGTCGGCGCTGTCGCGGCTGATGGTGGTGTCCGAGCGCTACCCGGAGCTGAAGGCCAACCAGGCCTTCCGCGACCTGCGCGTGACGCTGGAAGGCACCGAGAACCGCATCACCGTGGCGCGCAACCGCTACATCCAGACGGTGCAGGAGTACAACGTGCTGGCGCGCAGCTTCCCGACGAACATCACGGCCAAGATCTTCAGCTACGAGCCGAAGCCGAACTTCTCGGTGCAGAACGAAGCGCAGATTTCCACGCCGCCGACCGTCGACTTTTCTACTCCGAAGAAGTAACACGCGCGATCGATGACCGTTGCCCTGATACGCCGCGTGCTGGCTGCCGTTCTGCTGGCGGCCACGGCGTGGGCCGGGCTTGCGGCCAGCGCATGGGCGCAAGACCTGCTGCCGGTGCCGGCACTCACGGCGCGGGTGATCGACCAGACCCAGACGCTGGCTGAACCGGAGCGCGCCGACCTCGAGGCCAAGCTGGCCGCCTTCGAGCAGCGCAAGGGCTCGCAGATGGTGGTGCTGATGGTGCCCACCACCCAGCCTGAAGACATTGCCAGCTATGCCAACCGCGTGGGCAACGCCTGGAAGATCGGGCGCAAGGACGTGGGCGACGGCATCATGGTGATCGTGGCCAAGAACGATCGCAAGATGCGCATCGAAGTGGCCAAGACGCTCGAAGGCGCGGTGCCCGACCTGGCGGCCATTCGCATCATCGACGAGGAGATGAAGCCGCGCTTTCGCAACAACGACTTTGCAGGCGGGCTGAACGCGGCGGTGGCCCGGCTCATCGGGCTGGTCGACGGCGAGGCGCTGCCCGCGCCTTCCAGCGGCAGCGACGAAAGCGCCGGTGACGGCATCGACTGGGAGAACCTTGCGATCTTCCTGTTCGTCGGCGTCTTCGTTGCGGCGCCCATCGTGCGATCGATCGTCGGCAAGAAGCTCGGCTCGGTGGTCATGGGCGGCGGCATCGGCGTGATCGCGTTCTTCATCACGACCAGCATCGTCATTGCGGTGCTCGCGGGCTTCGTGGCGCTGATGGTGTCGCTGTTCTCGGCGGTTGCGGCAACCGCTCCCGGGCGCCGGGGCGGCGGTGGCGGCGGCTTTGGCGGCTGGAGCGGCGGCGGTGGAGGCGGCGGCTGGAGCAGTGGCGGCGGCGGAGGCGGCGGTTTCAGTTCCGGCGGCGGCGGTGATTTTGGAGGCGGCGGCGCCTCGGGGGATTGGTAGGCATGGCAACGCTTTTCTCCAGGCTCGGCCGCATCTGGCGCCACCAGTGGATGGACGAGGCCGATGTGCGCCGCGTGCTGCCCGACGCCGCCATGGAACGCCTGGCCGCGCGGGTGGCTGCGAGCGAGCGGCGCCACAGCGGCGAGATCCGCATCTGCGTCGAGGCGGGCCTGCCCTGGTCTTACCTGCGGCGGGATGCCTCGGCGCGCGAGCGTGCCGTCACCATGTTCGGCAAGCTGCGCGTGTGGGACACCGAGCACAACAACGGCGTGCTCATCTACCTCTTGCTGGCCGAGCATGCGATAGAGATCGTGGCCGACCGCGGCATCAGCGCGCGGGTCAGTGCCGCCGAATGGGCCGCGATGACGCAGCGCATGGGCGCGGCATTCCGCGAAGGGCGTTTCGAGGATGGGCTCACACAGGCGCTGGAAGAAATGTCGGCCTTGCTGGTCGAGCACTTTCCGCTGGCGGACGACCAGCCGGACACCAACGAGCTGCCGGACGCGCCCGTGGTTCTTTGAATTTGTTTTTCCCTCCCCTTCCCGGGGAGGGTTGGGGTGG containing:
- a CDS encoding LemA family protein, yielding MMMKRWLLILAAVLSLSGCGYNQFQSLDETSKSAWSEVLNQYQRRADLVPNIVATVKGEASFEQDTLTKVIEARAKATSIQVTPETLNNPEAFNKFQQAQGELSSALSRLMVVSERYPELKANQAFRDLRVTLEGTENRITVARNRYIQTVQEYNVLARSFPTNITAKIFSYEPKPNFSVQNEAQISTPPTVDFSTPKK
- a CDS encoding TPM domain-containing protein, translated to MTVALIRRVLAAVLLAATAWAGLAASAWAQDLLPVPALTARVIDQTQTLAEPERADLEAKLAAFEQRKGSQMVVLMVPTTQPEDIASYANRVGNAWKIGRKDVGDGIMVIVAKNDRKMRIEVAKTLEGAVPDLAAIRIIDEEMKPRFRNNDFAGGLNAAVARLIGLVDGEALPAPSSGSDESAGDGIDWENLAIFLFVGVFVAAPIVRSIVGKKLGSVVMGGGIGVIAFFITTSIVIAVLAGFVALMVSLFSAVAATAPGRRGGGGGGFGGWSGGGGGGGWSSGGGGGGGFSSGGGGDFGGGGASGDW
- a CDS encoding TPM domain-containing protein; the protein is MATLFSRLGRIWRHQWMDEADVRRVLPDAAMERLAARVAASERRHSGEIRICVEAGLPWSYLRRDASARERAVTMFGKLRVWDTEHNNGVLIYLLLAEHAIEIVADRGISARVSAAEWAAMTQRMGAAFREGRFEDGLTQALEEMSALLVEHFPLADDQPDTNELPDAPVVL
- a CDS encoding cysteine hydrolase family protein produces the protein MKAWVYGEERELGAAQFADYLDPATTAVVSIDMHRGHLDDSPDCPCPAPRARDVVAPIDSFHDDARALGVRIVHVKSVLRPGGADDINGIPAAWRRTFPLHVGAIPNADAHAIEGSRWTEWVTRVEPGDMRVESKRRLSAFYPTDLDFLLRNQRIETVVLNGGFTDCCVLNTAFDANNHNYRVIVLRDLVRGTDAHLESAALSMVSLHLGLVVDSAELLRQWRGAGQS